From the Halobacterium zhouii genome, the window ACCGGCGTTCCCGAGGACGCGGTCGGCCTCACCGCGCTCGACGGCGTTGCCGCGGGCCGCGCGCACAAACTCCACGATGAGGGCATCGAGACACCGGCGGACGTGCGCGAGGCGGGAACCGATGGTCTCGTCGACGCGGGGCTCTCCGAAGGCGTCGCGAACAGCGTCCGCGAGCAGGCCGAAACAGTGCCCGACGTCCGAGTCGACTGGGGGGAGTTCCCGGACGCCATCGCCGCGGGGACGAACGAGATGTGCGAGGTGACCGTGGAGAACGACGGCGGTAACGCGAGCGCGGGCGTGCGCGTGACGGTCAACGACGTGGAGATGACGACCACGTCGGGCTACCTCGACGACGCGCTCTCGGTGCCGGTCGGCGTGTTCGGCGCGAACGCAGACAGCCTCGAGTTCGAGGTGGCCGTGACGTTCCCCGACATTCCTCTTCTCCCAGTGACGGACGCGCGGACGGTTCGCGTCGAGTGAGGCGACCGCTCCCGTGGACCCGCCCGTGCCTGGCGACGATTCCGCGTCCCACGACGAGAGCGGAGGTAGACCTTTTCGGCTGGGGGCCGAGGTACCGGCCGATGGCCACGGAAGCGACGTTCACGGTGCCCGCGTCGGAGTTCCCGCTGGGCACCATCTTCGACGAACTACCGGACGTGACAGTCGAACTGGAGCGCGTCGTTCCGAGCACGAGCACTGTGGTTCCGTACTTCTGGGTTCGGGGCGTCGAGACGGGAGACATCGTCGAGGCGTTCGCCGAACACCCGGGCGTGCGGAACATCCAACTGGTCGATTCGGTGGCGAACGAACACCTGCTGCGCGCCGAGTGGGTGCCGAACCACGAGGGAGTCCTCGACGTGCTGGCGGAGGCGGAGCTAGCCATCATCGAGGTCATCGGGACGGACGAGCAGTGGTCGTTCCAGATACGCGGCGACAGCCGGGACCACCTCGCGCGGTTCAGTACCCGTTGCGAGGAACTGGACATCCCGATTCAACTGTCCGAAGTTCGTGCACTCGCGCGAATCGAGAACAACGAGAAAAACGAGATGACTGACGCACAGCGGGAGGTGCTGGCGCTGGCGTACGAGCGGGGGTACTTCAACTCTCCGCGCGACGTCACGATGGCGGAACTCGGCGACGAACTCGGCATCTCCCAGCAGGCGGTCGCGTCCCGACTGCGCCGCGCCACCCGCCGAATCGTCAGCGACACGCTCTCGGCGCTGGAGGCGTGACGCCACCCACGTAAAAACGGGTTGTATAGCCAAAAACAGCCCTGAACTGTCACAGCGCCGTAGTTCGTATTGAACGATGTCACTCGACGATATTTCGGCGGACGTCGGACAGTCGACCCCCGGGGACGGCGCGACGAACATCTCGTCGGGGGAGGCAGACGCGCTGTTCTCGTGTCTGGCGGACGCGCGTCGGCGCGCAGTGCTCGAGTGCCTCGCCGAGCGCTCGGAACCGGTCGCTCTCGACGACCTCGCCGACCACGTCGCGAGCGCCGCGACCGAACCAGACCGGGACGGCCGGGACGCTCAGACGGACGCGCTCGTCTCGCTGATCCACGTCGACATCCCGAAGTTACAACACGCCGACGTTGTCGAGGTGAACCGTGACGCAGACGTGGTCAGCCCGAGCGACCGGTTCGCCGCCGCGGAGGCGCTGCGGACCAGGCTGTGAGTTCCAGTCCGGAACTTGAAGTGCGAGAGCGGGACCAACCCGGGGTATGCAGGACGCAATCCGCGTGCTCGCCGGCGAGTGCGCCGTGCGCTACGAGTCCGCCGGAACGATAGAACGCGACCTCCGCGGCGACGTCGTCGTCGTGGTGAAACCCGACGACACCGTGCTCGTCCACGACGCCGACGGCTACCAGCCAGCGGCGTGGCTCACGCGCCCGGGCGTCGTGCGCTACACGCGAGACGCACGCGGGTTCCGCCTCGACGCGGCGGACGGCGACGAGCGCCTCGTGGTGGAGAGCGCGACCGAGCACGGTGACGCCCACTACCCCGCCTCGCCGGCGGGGCCGCCCGTCGGTACCTGTGAGTGCAGTGGGACGCTCGTCCGGGACGGCGGGCGCGTCGTCTGCGTGGACTGTCGCGCGCAGTACGCGATTCCCCGGGACGCCGCCGTCACCGACGACGCGTGCTCCGACTGCGGACTCCCGGAGTTGCGCGTGCAACGCGGCGTCGAGGTGACCGCGTGTCTCGACCGCGAATGCTGTTCGATCGCCGACGTGGTCCGGAACCACGTCGAGGGCGTCTGGACGTGTCGCTGTGGCGAACCCCTGGAGATCCAGTCCAGTCGCGGCCTGCGCGCGGTCTGTTCGCACTGCGGGGCCGACCACCGACTCCCGCGCGGCGTCGTCGACGGCGACTGCGATTGCGGGCTTCCCGCGTTCGACACCGGCGACGGCGACCGGCGCTGTCTCGACGACGGCTGCAAGCACGAACTGCAGACCACGACCTGAACACCGCTCTCGCGCTCGCCCGGGTGGCCCGACGCAAACGAGAGATGGCGTTCGCGGTGCCGGCGGATCCGGCCCGCGGTGTCGAGACTGCGGCGCGCGTGCACCGCAGTCGCTTTGAATGTCGGTCCGCCACGTCCCCGTATGGACGGCGAACTTCGCGGCGACGAGGTGCGCGTCGGTGGGGACGCGCGCCAGCGCTTCCACGACGCCCGCGGGTACGGCCACCCCCTCGAGGGCGACACCATCTCGCTGTCGCTCGTCGAGGCCGCCCACCTGCTGTTCCGGGGCGACCTCGAGGCCGTCGACGGGATGGGATTCCGGGAGTTCCTCGCGACCCGGGACGCCGGGTTCAGCGGGCGCTTTCTGGTCTACACGGACCTTCGGGACCGCGGATTCTACCTCGCGCCCGACCGCGAACCGTGGCGCGAGAACCCGAGTCCCGCCGACTTCGTGGTGTTCCCGCGCGGGAAAGGGCCGGGCGACGGCGTGGTCGAGTACCGGATCCGCGTGGTCGGCGAGCGCACCGACGTTCCCGCCTCGGAACTCGGCGACGCCGTGCTCGCGGTGGTCGACGAGGAGAGCGAAATAACGTATCTCGACGTCGAACCGCTCGAACCCGACGGGAGCACCGACTCGGTGACAGTGGACGCCGCCGAAGGCGTGTTGCTCGACGACCGCGTGCTGCTCTGGAACCCGCCCGCTTCCCTCCACCAGCAGGCGTTCTACGGCCAACCGCTGGGCGGCCGGGCGGCCGAACACGACGCGCTCCAACTGTCACTGGTGGAGGCCGCGTACCTCGCCGCCTCGGGAGACCTCGCGCTCGTCGGGGGCGGCGGCATCGAGGTCGTCGTGGAACGCGGGCGCGCCGTCGAGGGCGAGCGATTCGACCGCCGGCTCCGGGTGTACCGCGCGCTCAGGGACGCCGGAATGGTGCCCAAGACGGGGTTCAAGTTCGGCGCGGACTTCCGCGTGTACGCCGACGTCGACTCCGTCGACGACCTCGGCCACTCCTCGCTGTTGGTGCGCGTGCTCCCCGCCGACCACACGTTCGCGCCGCGGGACCTCTCGCTGGACGTGCGCCTCGCACACGGCGTGCGCAAGCGAATGGTTTTTGCGCTGGACGACACCACTGACGATACGATTCGCTGGCGCTCTGTCAGCCGCCTCACCCCTTGACTATGAACGACGACTCTCACGACGAGACGCCGGGTGCAGACAGCGTTGCCCTCGACCCGTGGGGCTCCTCGACCATCTCGGACTACCGCAGCCTCTTCGAGGAGTTCGGCATCGAGGCCTTCGAGGACGTCCTCGAGTCGGTGCCGGCGCCCCACTACCTGATGCGGCGGGCCATCATCTTCGGCCACCGCGACTACCGCCGCGTGCTCGACGCGATGCGCGAGGACGAACCGTTCGCCGCCCTCTCCGGGTTCATGCCGACGGGCGACCCCCACATCGGCCACAAGATGGTGTTCGACGAGATCATCTGGCACCAGCAGCAGGGCGCGGACGCCTACGGCCTCATCGCGGACCTCGAAGCCCACGCCGCGCGCGGCCTCTCCTGGGACGAGATCGACGAGCACGCCGAGGACTACCTGCTCAGCCTGCTGGCGCTCGGCTTCGACGCCGACGAGGGCACGCTCTACCGGCAGTCCACGAACCGCGAGCTCCAGGACCTCGCGTTCGAACTCGGCGCGGACGCGAACCTCTCCGAGTTCGAGGCCATCTACGGCTTCGACGGCGAGACCGACGTATCGCACGTGCAGAGCGTCGTCACCCAGATGGCGGACATCCTCTACCCGCAACTCGAGGAGCCCAAGCCCACCGTCATCCCGGTCGGTCCGGACCAGGACCCCCACATGCGACTCGCGCGCGACCTCGCCGAACGCACGCGCTTCTTCAAGATGACCGAAGCGTTCGCCTCGTTCGAACTGGGCGACGACGAGCGCCCGCTGGTGGCGCGCGCCCACGACGCCCGGGGCGAGTACGCCGAGGACCCCGACACGCCGCGCTGCGAGGAGGCCGCCGAGTGGCTCCGCAGCGCGGACGCAGACGTGCTCGACGCGTACGACGACTCGACGGTCGAATCCGCCATCGAGAAACTCGAAAACGGCGGGATGGAACCGCTCCGCCCCCGACTCCGCTTTTTCGACCGCCGGGCGACCGACGAGGCGTTCGACGCGCTCGTCGACGCCATCGACGGCGAGAAGCGCGTCTTCGAGGGCCACGTCGACGTCTTCGAGATGGACCGCGAGACCGCCGAGGATCTCGCGGTCGCCGTCGAGGTCGACCACGGCGGCTACGGCTTCGTGCCGCCGTCCTCGATATACCACCGCTTCATGACCGGCCTCACGGGCGGGAAGATGTCCTCCTCGATTCCCGCGAGCCACATCAGCCTGCTCGACGACCCCGGGGAGGGCTACGACAAGGTCAAGGCCGCGACCACTGGCGGCCGCGAAACCGCCGAGAAGCAGCGCGAACTCGGTGGGGAAGCCGACGACTGTCCGGTGTACGAACTGTACGCCTACCTGCTCGCCGGGGACGACGACGGCCTCGCCGAGGAAGTGTACTCCGAGTGCGTCGGCGGGGAGCGACTCTGTGGCGGGTGTAAGGAGCAGGCAGCCGAACTGATGGAGGAGTTCCTCGCGGACCACCAGGAGAAACGCGAGGAAGCCCGCGAGGTGCTGGACGACCTGGACGTCGAACTGGACTCGGCGCGGGCGCGCTGAGTCTCACGCGGGCACGTCAGTGACGGAACGCTTTTGCCGGCCCGCGCTAATCTTTCGCACATGGCGTCCGAACCCCACGCCGGTCGCACGACCCGCGAGACAGCCGCAGGCCCGGGGTTCGGTTTCTTCTTCGCCTGAGTGAGTCGGTGGACGCGACGCCGCGGCGAAGGCCGCGACGCCGCCGAAACTGCTCGTTCGGGTTCGGAACGGATAACTGACTGCCACACTGGAATTCACGCAATGAAACTGCCAGCACAGCAACTCGCGGTGCTCGAGTCCTCGAGCGCCGACGAGCCACGACGGATCGACGACCTCGCGGTGGACCTCGAGGAGCCACCGGAGACGGTCGCGGGCGCGGCGTTCGAACTCCAGGACGCCGGCCTCGTGACGGTTCTCGAGGAGACAACCGAGGAGGTCGAACTGACCGAGGAGGGACGTGAGTACGCCGAGACGGGGCTGCCGGAAGTACGCCTCTACGAGGCCGCACTCGACGCGGGCGCGGACGGCGATGCAGTGTCGATGGGGCAGGTCATCGGCGCGTCAGGTCTCGAGGGCCCGCAGGTCGACATCGCGCTCTCGAACTACGCGCGGAAGGGCTATGGCAGCATCGACTCCGGGGAACTGACTGCGGACCCGGACGCCGACCCCGAAAGCGACGCGGAGGCCGCGGCGCTCACAGCGCTCGCGTCTGGAGACCAGGCCGAGACGACCGAGGACGGCGTGCTCGACCAACTGGATCGCCGCGACCTCGTCGAGGTTCGAGAGCGCACCGTGCGCTCGGTGCAGTTGACCGACGCGGGCGTCGACGAACTGATGGCGGGCGTCGAGGCGAGCGAGGCGGTCGGCCAGCTAACCCCCGAGATGCTCGCGTCGGGCGAGTGGCGGGACGCGGAGTTCGCGGACTACAACGTCGAAGCCGACGCCGGTGAGTACACGCCCGGGAAGGTCCACGTGCTCCGGCAGGCCGCCGAGCGCGTGAAGGAAGTGCTCGTCGGGATGGGCTTCCAGGAGATGGAGGGCCCGCACGTCGACGCGGACTTCTACATCAACGACTGCCTGTTCATGCCCCAGGACCACCCCGCGCGCAACCACTGGGACCGGTTCGCGCTCTCGAACCCCGAGAAGATAGACGGCCTGCCAGCGGACCTCGTGGAGCGCGTCGAGCGCGCCCACCGCGAGGGCGTCGGGTCGGACGGCGACGGCTATCACTCGCCGTGGGACGAGGACTTCGCGCGTGCGCTCGCGCTCCGCGGGCACACGACGAGTCTCACCGCCCGCTACCTCTCCGGGGTTGCAGGCGAGGACGTCGAACCCCCGCAGCGGTACTTCAGCGTCGAGAAGGCCTACCGGAACGACACCCTGGACGCCACGCACCTCCTGGAGTTCTTCCAGATCGAGGGGTGGGTGATGGCCGACGACCTCTCGGTTCGGGACCTCATGGGGACGTTCCGGGAGTTCTACGGTGAGTTCGGCATCACCGACATCCGGTTCAAGCCGACGTACAACCCGTACACCGAACCCTCGTTCGAGCTGTTCGGTCGTCACCCGGAGACGGACGAACTCATCGAGATCGGGAACTCCGGTATCTTCCGCCCGGAGATGCTCGAACCCCTCGGCATCGAGGCCGACGTGATGGCGTGGGGCCTCGCGCTCGAGCGCCTGCTCATGCTCATCACGGGCTTCGAGGACATCCGTGACGTACACGGGACGATGGGTGACCTGGAGTTCCTCCGCGACGCGGAGGTGGTGTACTGATGCCGGTCGTCGACATCGACCCCGACGAACTCCGAACGCTCACGGGCCACAGCGAGAAATCGGACGACGAACTCAGGGACGACCTCTTCGACCTCGGCGTCGAGTACGAGGGGGAGACCGAGGACGGCGAGTTCAAACTCGAGTTCGAGGCCGACCGCCTCGACCGCCTCTCCGTCGAAGGCATCGCGCGCAGTCTGCGCTACCAGTACGGCGACTCGCGCGGCGTCTACGTCCCCGATACGAATGCCGCCGACTGGACCATCGAGGTCGACGAGAGCGTGCCCGACGAACGACCCTACGTCACCGGCGCGGTCGTCCGCGGCGTGGACCTGGACGAGGACGCCCTGGACTCGCTCATTCAACTCCAGGAGAAACTCCACGCGACGATGGGACGGAAGCGCGCGAAGGGCGCCATCGGCATCCACGACCTGACGATGCTGAAAGGTGGGGGGCTCGGCGGGCCGGGTGACGAAGCCGGCAGCGACGGCGAACCCGCGCCGTCCATCGAGTACCGCGGCATCGACCCGGACGGCGACCGCTTCGTCCCGCTGGACGCGGACACCGACATGACCCCCGCCGAGGTGCTCACCGACCACCCGACCGGCGAGAAGTTCGCCGACCTGCTCTCCGGGTACGAGCGCTACCCCGCCATCTACGACGACATCGGGTTGTTCAGTTTCCCGCCGGTCATCAACGGGAAGCGAACCGAGGTCACCACGGACTCCCGGGACCTGTTCGTCGAACTCACTGGGACCGACCAGTGGACCATCGACAAGATGTGTGCCATCATCTGCTACGCGCTCGACGCGCGCGGCGGCACCATAGAGGAGGTCACCGTGGAGTACCCCGACAGGGAACTCCCGCGGCCGGACTTCGAGGTGGACACCAAGCACGTCGCCCACGAGCGCGTGGAGACGCTGCTCGGCATCGACCTCGACGTGGACGACGTCGTCGACCTCGCGGAACGCTCCGGGCTCGACGCGGAACTCGAGGAGACGGGCGACGACGAACTCAGCTACGCCGTCGACGTGCCGCCGTACCGCGTGGACGTCCTCCACCCGGTCGACGTCGTCGACGACATCGGGCGCGCGTACGGGTTCAACGAACTCGTGCCGCGGTACCCCGACGTCAGCACCGTCGGTGGGCGCACCGAGACCTCGCGGCTCGAATCCGCCGCGCGCACCGCGCTCGTCGGCGCCGGCTTCGAGGACCTGCTGAACTTCAACATGACCAGCGAGGCCGAGAACTTCGAGCGCATGCGTCTCTCGACCGACGACGGTCGGTCGTCCGGCGATTCCGGTGACGGTCAGTCGCCAGACGGTACTGGCGACACCGCAGTGGGAGCAGCCGACCCCGCGACCATCGAAGAACCGTACAGCGAGGACTTCACCATCCTCCGCACGTGGGCGCTCCCGTCGCTTCTGACCGTCCTCGAGAACAACACGCACCGCTCGTACCCCCAGAATCTCGCGGAGATCGGGTTCGCCGCGCACGTCGACGACTCGACGGAGACGGGGGTCGCGGAGCGCCGCACCGTCGCCGGCGTGCTCGCGAGCCACGACGCCTCCTACGAGGACGCGAAGGCGCGCCTGCAGGCGCTCTGTGACGAGTTCCACGTCGACCTGGAGACGCCGCGAACCGAACACCCGTCGTTCATCGAGGGGCGCGCCGCGAGCGTCGTCGTGGACGGCGAACAGGTCGGCGTCCTCGGCGAAGTTCACCCCGAGGTCATCGTCGACCACGACGTCGAAGTGCCGGTCGCCGCCTTCGAGTTCGACCTCGACGCGCTCCAGTAGAACGGCTCTGTCGAACTCCTCGAGGAGTTACCCGTTTGGTCAGTAGTGTAACCGAATGCAGACTCTCCCGAAGTCACGGTTACTCAGATTTGTCGAGGAAGCATTACAGTTAGCACAACGTGCTGTAGCTCCCGCTCCTCGAAGTTCTCGAAACAACGTTACACGCTCCGTCAGCACACCGTTGTCCTGTGTCTCAACGTTCGGAAGGACACGACTTATCGAACACTCCTCCACGTCACTCGGGACAGACGTATGGAACTGGTGTGCGGATTTCGTCTGCCCGGAGGCTGCTAAGAAATCTGTCGTCTGACGCAAAGCGGATGTCAACAGAGCCGGATTAGGTTACACCGGTCGCTTCGAGCACGCTTGTCATCGACAGTCCCTGGAGGATCATGCTTGCGACGACAACACCAAACACCGCCGTTCTGAGCTGGCCTTCGAAGGGGACGTCCGGTCCGAGACTGAGTGCGAGAGCGATCGGTATCACGCCGTGCATTCCACCCCAGATGATAACGTGCTGGTAGCTTACGGGAACGGGGTCCTCGATCACTTGGTTCAGGAGATTCATGATTCCGTAGATCACGCCAGCACGGACACCGATCAGGAGGATAAACGTAGTTAGCACGATGGGAAGCGTGCTGAGCACTTGTCTCGACGATACCTGGATGCCGATGGCGACGAACAACATCGTTTCGAGCAGGAAGACGATGCTCTCCCAAATCCCCACCAGAAACTCGAGGTTCTCCTCGCTCAGTGCGTAGTTTCTGGACCACGTCCCCAAGACGAGGCCTGTAACTACCGTGGCGAGAATCCCACTTACGTGGAGCACGTGTTCCGCGACGTAAAAACCCCCGTAGACTGCCATGAACGATGTCATGAAAAGATTCGCTTGATCCTTCGTTACCCGTTGCACTCGGTACGTGGCGTATCCAATACCGATTCCGACGAGAGTTCCGCCGAGACTTACAACGAGGAACTCGATCACGAACGTCCCCAACCGGGCTAACGAGAAGAGTCCCGTTCCGGTAAGTTCCGTGGGGCTAGCATCTCGTACGAGTACTAACAACGCCGAGAACACAACGATCGCAAGACCATCATCGAGCAGGCTCTCTCCCTCGACAAGAACTGCTAGTCGTGGTGGAGCTCCCGCATCCTCAAACAGTGAGAGGACGGCAACGGGATCGATTGGATAGGCCATCGCTCCGAACAGGAGCATGATCAACAGCGGCATTTCGAAGAGCTTCGCGCCGACCCAGCCGATTGCTAAAACAGCGACAGGCAGCCCAACGAGAACGGTTATTACAACAATCGGTAAGTTTCGTCGAAATCTATCGTGATCAATCTCCGCAGCGCCAAGGAACACGATCGCTGGCAGAAATATGAAGAGAATCGCGTCGTGCGTAAAGAGGGGGTTGAGGCTGAACCCGAGGTACGTCTGAAGAGGAAAGACCGTCAATACGAACCCGACTGTGACGAGTAAAACGGTGTATGGGAGCAAGGTTCGGTTCGCCAGAAACCGAACGCCGATAGCAATGGAGAAGGAGACGAGCACCCCTAAGACGACAGCGGTTGTCTCGACCATGAACTGTTTTGAGCGCTACTGTACCACTAGAATCTCTATTCGCTTGAATGGCATGGCCAAAAAGGAATGGTAGGGACGCACCTGTACTGGCCAGCTGTTCTACTGGAATTGCTGTCTCAAGAAGGGGGTTTCAACAGAGCCAGTAGAACAAACCTGCGACAGTCCACACCGTTTTCTCTGCTCTCAGTGGTCAGTGCCGATTCTCTGCCGATTCAGAGGTCCGCGCCGACGGCGTCCGCCACGGAGTCGAAGCCGTCCCGCTCCAGCAACTCGAGCAGTCCCTCGTTGATGTCGCGTGCGACGGCGGGACCGCGGTAGACGAGGCTCGTGTACAGTTGCACCACGGACGCGCCCGCGCGAATCTTCTCGTAGGCGTCCGCCGCGGTGGCGACGCCGCCGACGCCCACCACGGGGAGGTCGGTCCGCTCCGCCACGAACCGGACCTGCTCGGTCGCGCGGTCCCGAATGGGCGCGCCCGAGAGGCCGCCCTTCTGAGGGGCGTCCGGACTCCGGAGGTCGTCCGGACGGTCGGTCGTGGTGTTCGTCGCGATGACGCCGTCCAGGCCCACCTCCTCGGCCAGGTCGACGGCGTCCGCCACCGCGTCCCGATGGAGGTCCGGCGAGAGTTTCACTAACAGCGGCGTCTCGCCGGCGTCCCGCAACTCCTCGAGGATGGCTGCGAGGCGCTCGCGGCCCTGCAACTCGCGGAGCCCCGGCGTGTTCGGACTGGAGACGTTCACCACGACGTAGTCGGCAGCGTCGGCCACGCGGTCGTACGTGTACCGGTAGTCCTCGGGCGCGTCCTCGAGGGCCGTGACCTTCGACTTCCCGACGTTCACGCCCACCGGGGCGTCCGGCAGTGGTTCGTCGTCGAGACGGCTGCCGACGACGTCCGCGCCGGCGTTGTTGAACCCCATCCGGTTGACGAGCGCCTCGTCCTCCCGAAGACGGAACAACCGCGGCTTCGGATTTCCAGGCTGGGACTCTGCCGTGACCGCGCCCACCTCGACGTGTCCGAAGCCGAGGGCGGCGAGTGCACGCGGAACGGCGGCGTTCTTGTCGAAGCCCGCCGCCACTCCCACGGGGTTCGAGAAGGACTGGCCGAACGCCTCCGTGGTGAGGCGGTCGTCCTCGACGAGGTAGTTTCTCGCGTACGCGCGGTGGAGGCCCGACTGCTGTGCTGCTCGCAGGAGCCTCCGAACGCCGTCGTGTGCAGTCTCCGGTGGGAGACGGAACAGTAGCGGCTTGAGAAGACGGTACATCCCGTCAGAAGTCGTGTTCTACGTCCTCCGCGTCCGCCTTCTGGATGATGATCTTGTCCTCTCGGACGCGAACGAACACGTCGTCTCCGATCTCGAGGCCGGCGACGGCGAGTTCGTCCTCGTGGAGGTTCACGTGCGCGTTGTGGTACTCCCCGTCCTCGCCTCTCGCGCCACTCGGGCTGAGCTTCTTCTTGCGAACCATCGCGGTTTCTTAGGCAAACCTTCGCCACAGGGCATACTTAAGTTCTTCCGACCACGACCGGAAATCCCCCCGTGTCCCGTGGCCGGCGACCTGCGCGCATTCTCGGCTATCTGGCCGGTCTCTCGCTGCTCACTGCAGGGTACTTATAAAGAAGTTGTCGAAACGGGCGGTATATTTATAACAGGGCCTTGTGTTTGACTCGCATGGTGGAAAACCATGGTACGTGAGGACGGTAAGCGCAACTTCGCGCTCCGAAGTGGCAACGGCACAGAATCAAGCGTCTTCAGTGGAAACACGCCACGGCAGGCGGCACTCAAGGCAGCACGGCGACTCGACGACGTCGCCGACAGCGAGAGTAACGCCGACCACGAGGAGATCCGTCTCCGAGAGAAAGGGACCGACAAGGTACACATCTACGACGCGTGGGCCTGGCACGAGGACGCACCGAGCGACAAACCAGACTGGATGCCCGGGGGAATCACGAAAGCGAACGTCTCCAAGCAGGGCATCGACCACATCGACGACGTCTGAGTGCGAGCCGCAGCAGCTACTATTTTCGTCGCCCGCCGACAGCGTCGCGCAACTGATTTGAGAGCGCTTCGTCTACTGCCTGACGCGTGGGTACCACTCGACCCGACCGCACGCACTCAGCGCGGGACGACGAGTCGACCTCCGCCCACGCGACACCATTCATCTGCCGCTGCTCCCCGACCGATTACGTTCATCGGTTTCCATCCATCGAGAGTCAGTGGCCAGCTGATGGTTCGCCCTTCCGTCCGGTGGTATGCCGTGCCGTGCCGATGGCACCACCGGTTCGACGGGCTTTTACGCAACCCGGCACTCGGATGGAATGCGA encodes:
- a CDS encoding helix-turn-helix domain-containing protein, coding for MATEATFTVPASEFPLGTIFDELPDVTVELERVVPSTSTVVPYFWVRGVETGDIVEAFAEHPGVRNIQLVDSVANEHLLRAEWVPNHEGVLDVLAEAELAIIEVIGTDEQWSFQIRGDSRDHLARFSTRCEELDIPIQLSEVRALARIENNEKNEMTDAQREVLALAYERGYFNSPRDVTMAELGDELGISQQAVASRLRRATRRIVSDTLSALEA
- a CDS encoding DUF7344 domain-containing protein, producing MSLDDISADVGQSTPGDGATNISSGEADALFSCLADARRRAVLECLAERSEPVALDDLADHVASAATEPDRDGRDAQTDALVSLIHVDIPKLQHADVVEVNRDADVVSPSDRFAAAEALRTRL
- a CDS encoding endonuclease NucS domain-containing protein, with protein sequence MQDAIRVLAGECAVRYESAGTIERDLRGDVVVVVKPDDTVLVHDADGYQPAAWLTRPGVVRYTRDARGFRLDAADGDERLVVESATEHGDAHYPASPAGPPVGTCECSGTLVRDGGRVVCVDCRAQYAIPRDAAVTDDACSDCGLPELRVQRGVEVTACLDRECCSIADVVRNHVEGVWTCRCGEPLEIQSSRGLRAVCSHCGADHRLPRGVVDGDCDCGLPAFDTGDGDRRCLDDGCKHELQTTT
- the endA gene encoding tRNA-intron lyase, with the translated sequence MDGELRGDEVRVGGDARQRFHDARGYGHPLEGDTISLSLVEAAHLLFRGDLEAVDGMGFREFLATRDAGFSGRFLVYTDLRDRGFYLAPDREPWRENPSPADFVVFPRGKGPGDGVVEYRIRVVGERTDVPASELGDAVLAVVDEESEITYLDVEPLEPDGSTDSVTVDAAEGVLLDDRVLLWNPPASLHQQAFYGQPLGGRAAEHDALQLSLVEAAYLAASGDLALVGGGGIEVVVERGRAVEGERFDRRLRVYRALRDAGMVPKTGFKFGADFRVYADVDSVDDLGHSSLLVRVLPADHTFAPRDLSLDVRLAHGVRKRMVFALDDTTDDTIRWRSVSRLTP
- a CDS encoding tryptophan--tRNA ligase, whose product is MNDDSHDETPGADSVALDPWGSSTISDYRSLFEEFGIEAFEDVLESVPAPHYLMRRAIIFGHRDYRRVLDAMREDEPFAALSGFMPTGDPHIGHKMVFDEIIWHQQQGADAYGLIADLEAHAARGLSWDEIDEHAEDYLLSLLALGFDADEGTLYRQSTNRELQDLAFELGADANLSEFEAIYGFDGETDVSHVQSVVTQMADILYPQLEEPKPTVIPVGPDQDPHMRLARDLAERTRFFKMTEAFASFELGDDERPLVARAHDARGEYAEDPDTPRCEEAAEWLRSADADVLDAYDDSTVESAIEKLENGGMEPLRPRLRFFDRRATDEAFDALVDAIDGEKRVFEGHVDVFEMDRETAEDLAVAVEVDHGGYGFVPPSSIYHRFMTGLTGGKMSSSIPASHISLLDDPGEGYDKVKAATTGGRETAEKQRELGGEADDCPVYELYAYLLAGDDDGLAEEVYSECVGGERLCGGCKEQAAELMEEFLADHQEKREEAREVLDDLDVELDSARAR
- a CDS encoding phenylalanine--tRNA ligase subunit alpha — translated: MKLPAQQLAVLESSSADEPRRIDDLAVDLEEPPETVAGAAFELQDAGLVTVLEETTEEVELTEEGREYAETGLPEVRLYEAALDAGADGDAVSMGQVIGASGLEGPQVDIALSNYARKGYGSIDSGELTADPDADPESDAEAAALTALASGDQAETTEDGVLDQLDRRDLVEVRERTVRSVQLTDAGVDELMAGVEASEAVGQLTPEMLASGEWRDAEFADYNVEADAGEYTPGKVHVLRQAAERVKEVLVGMGFQEMEGPHVDADFYINDCLFMPQDHPARNHWDRFALSNPEKIDGLPADLVERVERAHREGVGSDGDGYHSPWDEDFARALALRGHTTSLTARYLSGVAGEDVEPPQRYFSVEKAYRNDTLDATHLLEFFQIEGWVMADDLSVRDLMGTFREFYGEFGITDIRFKPTYNPYTEPSFELFGRHPETDELIEIGNSGIFRPEMLEPLGIEADVMAWGLALERLLMLITGFEDIRDVHGTMGDLEFLRDAEVVY
- the pheT gene encoding phenylalanine--tRNA ligase subunit beta, whose amino-acid sequence is MPVVDIDPDELRTLTGHSEKSDDELRDDLFDLGVEYEGETEDGEFKLEFEADRLDRLSVEGIARSLRYQYGDSRGVYVPDTNAADWTIEVDESVPDERPYVTGAVVRGVDLDEDALDSLIQLQEKLHATMGRKRAKGAIGIHDLTMLKGGGLGGPGDEAGSDGEPAPSIEYRGIDPDGDRFVPLDADTDMTPAEVLTDHPTGEKFADLLSGYERYPAIYDDIGLFSFPPVINGKRTEVTTDSRDLFVELTGTDQWTIDKMCAIICYALDARGGTIEEVTVEYPDRELPRPDFEVDTKHVAHERVETLLGIDLDVDDVVDLAERSGLDAELEETGDDELSYAVDVPPYRVDVLHPVDVVDDIGRAYGFNELVPRYPDVSTVGGRTETSRLESAARTALVGAGFEDLLNFNMTSEAENFERMRLSTDDGRSSGDSGDGQSPDGTGDTAVGAADPATIEEPYSEDFTILRTWALPSLLTVLENNTHRSYPQNLAEIGFAAHVDDSTETGVAERRTVAGVLASHDASYEDAKARLQALCDEFHVDLETPRTEHPSFIEGRAASVVVDGEQVGVLGEVHPEVIVDHDVEVPVAAFEFDLDALQ
- a CDS encoding cation:proton antiporter yields the protein MVETTAVVLGVLVSFSIAIGVRFLANRTLLPYTVLLVTVGFVLTVFPLQTYLGFSLNPLFTHDAILFIFLPAIVFLGAAEIDHDRFRRNLPIVVITVLVGLPVAVLAIGWVGAKLFEMPLLIMLLFGAMAYPIDPVAVLSLFEDAGAPPRLAVLVEGESLLDDGLAIVVFSALLVLVRDASPTELTGTGLFSLARLGTFVIEFLVVSLGGTLVGIGIGYATYRVQRVTKDQANLFMTSFMAVYGGFYVAEHVLHVSGILATVVTGLVLGTWSRNYALSEENLEFLVGIWESIVFLLETMLFVAIGIQVSSRQVLSTLPIVLTTFILLIGVRAGVIYGIMNLLNQVIEDPVPVSYQHVIIWGGMHGVIPIALALSLGPDVPFEGQLRTAVFGVVVASMILQGLSMTSVLEATGVT